Proteins from a single region of Esox lucius isolate fEsoLuc1 chromosome 13, fEsoLuc1.pri, whole genome shotgun sequence:
- the abhd17b gene encoding alpha/beta hydrolase domain-containing protein 17B: protein MNHLSLSELCCLFCCPPCPSKIASKLAFLPPEPTYTLMCDESGSRWTLHLSERADWQYSAREKDAIECFMTRTARGNRIACMFVRCSPSARYTLLFSHGNAVDLGQMSSFYIGLGSRINCNVFSYDYSGYGASSGKPSEKNLYADVDAAWQALRTRYGIRPETVIVYGQSIGTVPSVDLAARYESAAVVLHSPLTSGMRVAFPDTKKTYCFDAFPNIDKISKVTSPVLVIHGTEDEVIDFSHGLALYERCQRPVEPLWVEGAGHNDVELYGQYLERLKQFVAHELVNLSA, encoded by the exons ATGAACCACCTGTCCCTGAGTGAGCTATGCTGCCTGTTCTGTTGCCCTCCGTGCCCCAGCAAGATTGCCTCCAAGCTGGCCTTCCTGCCCCCGGAGCCCACCTACACCCTCATGTGTGACGAGAGCGGAAGCCGCTGGACCCTGCACCTGTCCGAGCGCGCCGACTGGCAGTACTCGGCCCGCGAGAAGGACGCCATCGAGTGCTTCATGACGCGCACGGCGCGCGGCAACCGCATCGCCTGCATGTTTGTGCGATGCTCGCCCAGCGCCCGCTACACGCTCCTCTTCTCGCACGGCAACGCGGTGGACCTGGGCCAGATGAGCAGCTTCTACATCGGCCTCGGCTCTCGCATCAACTGCAACGTGTTCTCCTACGACTACTCGGGCTACGGGGCCAGCTCCGGGAAGCCCTCGGAGAAGAACCTGTACGCCGACGTGGACGCCGCCTGGCAGGCCCTCAGGACACG GTACGGTATTAGGCCTGAGACGGTGATTGTGTACGGTCAGAGTATCGGTACCGTCCCTTCCGTGGACCTGGCGGCACGCTACGAGAGCGCTGCCGTCGTCTTGCACTCCCCCCTCACCTCTGGCATGAGAGTGGCCTTCCCAGACACCAAGAAGACCTACTGCTTTGACGCCTTCCCCAA CATTGACAAGATCTCCAAAGTGACTTCCCCAGTACTGGTGATCCACGGAACAGAGGATGAGGTGATCGACTTCTCCCATGGCCTGGCACTATACGAGCGCTGCCAGAGGCCAGTGGAGCCTTTGTGGGTGGAGGGTGCCGGCCACAATGATGTGGAGCTGTACGGACAGTACCTGGAGCGCTTGAAACAGTTTGTGGCCCACGAGCTCGTCAACTTATCAGCTTGA